In Natronomonas halophila, one DNA window encodes the following:
- a CDS encoding phosphoribosylaminoimidazolesuccinocarboxamide synthase: MTSVKEFRIEEAATADELGAGAFVFTDDYSVFDWGKMPDSIPNKGASLCAMGAANFEALEAEGIPTHYRGVVANSGEVVPLEETAAPPREMAIDLTRVPDLPHEGREYDYTVFHEEAGENYLIPLEIVFRNTVPVGSSLRSRADPADFDLEYEEWPDEPIDLPEPVVEFSTKYEESDRYLTRDNADYIAGEADVDDLEAVARDVNDIVTEKAAEDGLKHEDGKIECLYFDGEIRVADVVGTFDENRFSYEGQQLSKEVVRQYHKRTQPEWVEAVNEAKDRAKEADVADWRELCEVDPEPLDDHVIDAVRDMYTAGTNAYLDRELFSAPPLSEAVETVQNL, from the coding sequence ATGACCAGCGTCAAGGAGTTCCGTATCGAGGAAGCCGCAACGGCGGACGAACTCGGTGCGGGCGCCTTCGTGTTCACGGACGATTACTCGGTGTTCGACTGGGGGAAGATGCCCGACTCGATTCCGAACAAGGGCGCGTCGCTGTGTGCGATGGGGGCGGCGAACTTCGAGGCCCTGGAGGCCGAGGGGATTCCGACCCACTACCGTGGCGTCGTCGCCAACAGCGGCGAGGTCGTGCCGCTCGAAGAGACGGCTGCCCCGCCGCGGGAGATGGCCATCGACCTGACGCGCGTACCCGACCTGCCCCACGAGGGCCGGGAATACGACTACACCGTGTTCCACGAGGAAGCCGGCGAGAACTACCTGATTCCGCTGGAAATCGTTTTCCGAAACACGGTCCCGGTCGGCTCGTCGCTCCGCTCGCGGGCCGACCCCGCCGACTTCGACCTCGAGTACGAGGAATGGCCCGACGAACCCATCGACCTGCCCGAACCGGTCGTCGAGTTCTCGACGAAATACGAGGAATCGGACCGATACCTGACGCGTGACAACGCCGATTACATCGCCGGCGAGGCCGACGTCGATGACCTCGAAGCGGTCGCTCGCGATGTCAACGACATCGTTACCGAGAAGGCTGCCGAGGACGGCCTGAAACACGAGGACGGCAAAATCGAGTGTCTCTACTTCGACGGCGAAATCCGGGTCGCCGACGTGGTTGGCACCTTCGACGAGAACCGCTTTTCCTACGAGGGCCAGCAACTCTCCAAGGAGGTCGTCCGACAGTACCACAAGCGCACCCAGCCCGAGTGGGTCGAAGCCGTCAACGAGGCCAAGGACCGCGCCAAGGAGGCGGACGTCGCCGACTGGCGCGAACTCTGCGAGGTCGACCCCGAACCGCTCGATGACCACGTCATCGACGCCGTCCGTGACATGTACACCGCGGGCACCAACGCCTACCTCGACCGGGAGTTGTTCAGCGCGCCACCGCTCTCGGAGGCCGTCGAGACCGTTCAGAACCTCTGA
- a CDS encoding class I adenylate-forming enzyme family protein — MKFYQQEPLRHLGDLPSMGAERYGDKLAFEYRGEEYSYEDLDARSNQVANALVEAGIEPGDRVALYLENSLQFPESFFGVIKAGAVAVPLNHRMDTDSLRYILSDADAAALLTSPVFPSVGTDLAEEVPLAFIPGGAEGLEDYDEHVDNASTEFDRPDRDFEDVAVQCYTSGTTGDPKGVLTTHENLLSTVQSYSSRGGSDPEEDVSLCFLPLFHMYGLSTVMLTSVYNGVTVVLRTTPVASELLSAITEFEVTSFAGIPAVYIEMLEEMEANPDEYDVSSITTLGSGAAPLADDTRRRIEQAFDTPITEGWGMTETSPAGTTESTYGVTKGAGCIGQPLPNVEIKLVDPISRETRVPPEALDPTAAKTLEDHGIDPDDEEQATGEIAIRGPQVFEGYHNLPKKTAQVFDEEGWFYTDDIARIDEDRFLWMVDRADDMLIVGGENVYPAEVEDALFEHPDIQAAAVVGAPHERKGEAPVAFVVLEPTVEESLSEREVREFALDHVASYAHPRRVFFVDELPRSGTRKVQRYKLEEDVEERLDGPLESSEQL, encoded by the coding sequence ATGAAGTTCTATCAGCAGGAACCGCTCCGGCATCTCGGCGACCTGCCGTCGATGGGTGCCGAACGGTACGGGGACAAACTCGCCTTCGAATACCGCGGTGAGGAGTACAGTTACGAGGACCTCGACGCGCGGTCGAATCAGGTGGCGAACGCGCTGGTCGAAGCGGGCATCGAACCCGGCGACCGCGTCGCGCTGTATCTGGAGAACTCCCTGCAGTTCCCCGAATCCTTCTTCGGCGTCATCAAGGCCGGTGCCGTCGCCGTTCCGCTGAACCACCGCATGGACACCGACAGCCTCCGCTACATCCTCTCGGACGCCGACGCGGCGGCGCTTCTCACCTCGCCGGTCTTCCCGAGTGTCGGCACCGACCTCGCCGAGGAGGTGCCGCTCGCGTTCATCCCCGGTGGCGCCGAGGGACTGGAGGACTACGACGAACACGTCGACAACGCCTCGACAGAGTTCGACAGGCCCGACCGAGACTTCGAGGACGTCGCTGTTCAGTGCTACACTTCGGGGACGACGGGCGACCCGAAGGGCGTCCTGACGACCCACGAGAACCTGCTGTCGACCGTCCAGTCCTACTCCTCCCGCGGCGGCTCCGACCCCGAAGAGGACGTTTCGCTGTGTTTCCTCCCGCTGTTCCACATGTACGGCCTCAGTACTGTCATGCTCACCAGCGTCTACAACGGCGTAACCGTCGTCCTCCGGACGACGCCCGTGGCCTCCGAGTTGCTGTCGGCCATCACCGAATTCGAGGTGACCTCCTTCGCGGGCATCCCCGCCGTCTACATCGAGATGCTCGAAGAGATGGAGGCGAACCCCGACGAATACGACGTCTCCAGCATCACGACGCTGGGCAGCGGCGCCGCACCCCTCGCGGACGACACGCGCCGCCGAATCGAGCAGGCCTTCGATACCCCCATCACGGAGGGGTGGGGCATGACCGAAACCTCGCCCGCCGGCACCACCGAATCGACCTACGGCGTCACGAAAGGCGCCGGCTGTATCGGTCAACCGCTGCCGAACGTCGAAATCAAACTCGTCGACCCGATAAGTCGCGAGACGCGCGTGCCGCCGGAGGCACTGGACCCGACGGCCGCCAAGACGCTCGAGGACCACGGCATCGACCCCGACGACGAAGAGCAGGCCACCGGCGAAATCGCGATTCGCGGCCCGCAGGTCTTCGAGGGCTATCATAACCTGCCGAAGAAGACCGCCCAAGTCTTCGACGAGGAAGGCTGGTTCTACACCGACGACATCGCTCGCATCGACGAGGACCGCTTCCTCTGGATGGTCGACCGCGCCGACGACATGCTCATCGTCGGCGGCGAGAACGTCTACCCGGCCGAAGTCGAGGACGCGCTCTTCGAGCACCCGGACATACAGGCTGCCGCCGTCGTCGGCGCGCCCCACGAACGGAAGGGCGAGGCGCCGGTCGCCTTCGTCGTCCTCGAACCGACCGTCGAAGAGTCGCTGAGCGAGCGGGAGGTTCGGGAGTTCGCGCTGGACCACGTCGCCTCGTATGCGCACCCACGGCGGGTCTTCTTCGTGGACGAACTCCCCCGAAGCGGGACCCGGAAAGTTCAACGGTACAAACTGGAGGAGGACGTCGAAGAGCGACTCGACGGGCCGCTGGAATCCAGCGAGCAACTGTAG